tctgggtgactgatcggaaggtcgggggttcaagccccagcgctgccaagctgccactgttgggcccttgagcaagccccttaaccctctctgctccagggggcgctgtatcatggctgaacctgcgctctgaccctagCTTCCTGACACGCtcgggtatgcgaagaaaagaatttcactgtgctgtgatgtatatgtgatcaataaagactcattattaatAATCACTGACCCCTCCTTTTGCCACTGCCCAGAGCATCCCTGCTTTTTTTATTCACGAGTCGGTCAGCGATTAGACCGACTCCATTGCACAAACACAGCTGTGCTATATTGACTCAAAAATGCTTTTCTAATCCGCTCTGTTGCATGTTTAAGCGATTAAAGCAATCAGTCAGCAAAGGAATTGTGCACAATTTTCCCCAAATCAGGCAAGACATGTTTGGAGTCTGAAGTTTactgtttttttggttttgttctggAGATATGAGTCGAATATACAGCAGCTGAAATCATACAGCTTCTAGTTTACCAAGGTGGACTTCTCATAAGAGAGTCTGCTGCATGACTATCTTGAAGCGTAACCACACATCGGGATATCTGACCTGGAAAAGGTCTTAGGTCTGGTCCAGAATCTGGAAGCGGAATTGTATTTTTGGAGCGAAATGACGTATGTGCGTGATCGTTCGGTGCTAAACTGGAGGTCATAACGTTAATCTCGTAGCGCCAGAACATTTGGACCAAAACAAAGCGCAGATGAAAATCATGACGTGTAAAAATGGACGTTGTGGAATTCCTGTGAAagaagttagttcttgttaaaGACGGTATAAGCAGTAGATTCCTCACTAACCTCTCctgagatttttctttctcttgaatctaataaaacatacacacacacacacaaaaaaaaaaaaaaaacacagcttggcGCGTTACCAACAAGTCTTTGGTCTTGAAGCCGTTCCAGTATTGGAGTGGGGTTACAGTttttcctctgactgttacagagcaccgaaactggagactccttccataaacgttaaacaaACCGCTCCTTAAAGGAAAGTTCACCATATCAACGGCTCTAACGTACTAAAACTAAAACAAGCAAATgaacataaacctgtgattttctgctgcagttacagaaaatgaatcaacaccttccgaaCCGATCATTCTTCGTAGACCCATAATACGCGTGTAATTAATATtaaatctgtgaaacatgagaaaaaattatcaaatgttaattaaataatacacttttaaatcatttttaggAAACATGGGTGAACATGGAAATAATGCGACATTTTCAACTTCATATGAATGTAATGTTCCTTATGATAACAGACAGTAtttcaattttaaataaataaataaataaataaataaatactattatcAAATTATTTCTGCTTttacttgttttaaaaaatatattcccaataattaacattaaagaaatgttcattaaattaaataagcAGCAGcataaaaattttatatttttatttgagctttttcatatataaaacacaaaacatattaaagtatactgtatatgtgcattattattattattagtagtagtagtagtagtagtagtagtagtattgatGGGGATATTGTTAGCTTGTATACAGAAATAGTCCAActtcatagatagatagatagatagacagatagatgaaggaaggaaggaaggagagaagggTATAACTCTGAGTTAAAGTAAATCTGAAAAGCGCACAGAAGTTGGGAGAAGGTGGAAACGCCAAGTGTTCAGATTTCCTTCATCTACGGTTCGCTCTCCAGCACACACCTCACTGCTAAGATGCTCATGGAACCGGAAAGCGCTTCACTTCCCCcatagtataaaaaaaaatcagtgtagaGGGAAAAGGAAATGGGGGAGTGACGCGGTGCGCATCAGGGATCTGGAATCGCACGGGTTCACGGGTCCGAGTGAACTCAGACACACAGATTATTTTCACTCCTGCAGTTTTACTCTTTTACAGCGTGAAGGAGGGAGGATCATGTCTTGCAAGCATGACTCCCGAAAATGACTCGTGCGCGCTCTTTAACGGCACCGGGTGTAACGGGACCGGATCGAACCACCCGCCCGTGCGCCTCTCTCGCGCGCTGCCTTTGGGACTGGTCCTGGGAGCGTTTATCGTCTTCGCGGCTGTCGGCAACGCGCTGGTCGTGGCCTCAGTGCTGCGCGACAGACGCCTGCGCGCGCCGACACACTGGCTGATCGCGAACCTGGCGGCGGCGGACCTGCTGCTGAGCGCCGCCGTGCTGCCGGTGTCGGCGGCGCACGAGATCCTCGACCGCTGGGCTTTCGGGAGCGTCTTCTGCGACGTGTGGGCCGCGCTGGACGTGCTGTGCTGCACGGCGTCCATCCTGAGCCTGTGCGTCATCTCGGTGGACCGCTACGTCGGCGTGAGCCGCCCGCTGGCCTACACGAGCATCGTGACGCACCGCCGCGCGGTGCTCGCCGCGCTCTCGGTGTGGCTCGTCTCCGTGCTCATCTCCGTCGGACCGCTGCTGGGATGGAAGCAGGCGCGCTCGCCGGACGACACCGCGTGCGACATCACCGAGGAGCCCTACTACGCGCTCTTCTCCTCGCTCGTGTCCTTCTACATCCCGCTGGCCGTCATCCTCGCCATGTACTGCCGCGTCTACATTGTGGCTAAACGCACGAGTCGCAGTTTGGAGCTGGGCGTCCGGAAGGAGAGAATAAACTCCACGGAAGTCACGCTGAGGATCCATCAGGGCTCCAGGACGCGCGAGGAACCGGCGCAGGAGCAGCATcaccacaaccaccaccaccaccaccatcagcaGCATCAGCGGAGCTCGCTCACGGTCACGGTGTTGAAATTCTCTcgggaaaaaaaagcagccaAAACGGTTGGAGTGCTGGTCGGAGCGTTCACCGCGTGCTGGCTGCCCTTCTTCATCACCTTACCCATCGGTATGTAAttggcaataataataataataataataataataataataataataataataataataataggcatGGTAAGTTTATTTACATTGCATAATTAATacacaaagtgctttacatactGTAACTAAAAACACTTGGGGATATATCTGAGATCAAATCTAAATGTTGCCTCACCATGCCTGGTTCTCATGCTATTGGAACCGAGACGCATTTTGGTtctaacttattattattattattattatgattatgataatgatgatgacgatgattattattattattattattatgattattattattattatacaattttCCGGTTCTTCACAGGTTCTTATAcaggttcttagcttccaaatATGATTTTACGTGGAACTCCGTTTGATAAGGAAACACTGctaagggttctttaagggccTTTAAGGGTTCTCCCAGAGTTAAACCCACAAATCCTAGATTCAACTCTTTTTAGTGTGTACAATGTGTATACAgttgtgtgtacagtgtgtgtgtgtgtgtgtatatatatatatatatatatatatatatatatatatatatatatatatatatatatatatatgtatgtgtgtgtgtgtgtgtgtgtgtgtgtgtgtgcatatgtatatgtatatatatgtacacacatatatatatataaaaacaaatcccTAGAGCAGAGCCGCAGTGTATTTTAGtaaaatatttctatatttggagtgtgtgtgtgtgtgtgtgtgtgtgtgcaaaaatcTTCATCAAGGGTTCTAGGTATTGTTAAGGGTTCTTATCTTCCTTATAAGTTAAACGCTTTCTGATAAGGAACAGGTTCCCAGGTCGTGGTCCTGGAGAAAACACCTTGTTTTGCGCATTTGAGTGTTTTTCAACGAGGAGGAAACGAGGTGATTCATGGAATCAGCGGTGTTATAGCAGGAAAATGTGTAAGATACGGGTTCTTCAGGATCAGGGTTGGGGACCTGTATGAAATAGCAACACCCAGTTGTGAAGTTCTACTTTTAATAGTTTCCCAAAGggacaattaaaaataaagagtttAATTACACTCTTGGGAAAAAGAGATTAAATCTCTTCCGGTTCTTCCGTTTGTCCATGTGGGGACGGCGTAGGACGTTAGGACCCTGAAAAAACTCGCATGATTAATGATTAGCATGTGATCTTCAACAGCTTGCAGTGGAGTTGACTTTTTCAGATTCCTGATATTTTCACTACCACTTGGTAGTGGTGGTTAACactttcctacattacccacaatgccctTCGACTACTTGTTGATAGCAGTGGAATTTATCCCTCATTTCATCTCTATCTAAAAGAGAGCAATGCAGCGGCACTTTACGGCAGTCCGTAAggattttgtggagtttttttgtgatcgttgcggctAAAAAcgctttgattttacaaaattttgCGACAAAATTTGGGGcgatttttgtgcttttcttttcccGCGGAAAACTCCTTGAATTGTcgcaatcgcacgaaattgttcGCGCGCTCTTTCGcactgatgtttgttggtaaatgagaccctttaactgtactcatgttcaaatgcgtgttgtgatggcGTCTCATGGcgcaaatctgcggaaaatccgAATATTGCGGCTTTCgtttgattttgcgttcgtttctgcgatcgaAACCATTgggaaatcctggagggactgtttaGTGCTTTAGTCTCTACCCTCTGCTCAAACAGaacagcttccaaagcttccaGAACTTTCACAGTAACGCCACCATCAACACCGACACGCTCGGAGATCGCCGTCTCGTAGATCACTGACTGGCCTCAGAGCCGAGTCTCTGCCGTTAACTCGCTATCgcatagctgcattgcattctgggacatTGAGTCCAGCATTCGCACCAACACGGTCTCAAGCAAACAAAACAGTTCTTTCATTTTTCGATACGTTGACGGAAAATGAATTTCGAGTCAGAAAAGgagctctttctcttttttttgttccaatTTTTACTACGCTAGCAATAACAATGCCCTCCTGTGATGTTAGCGTGACGGACAGTTTCTAACTTCTGTAACAGACTCCAGAATCTctaaacacactgtaaatatCCCAATATAAACGTGTATAATGTGTTTCAGGACGGACTTTTTCCTTTAACTGTCCAGAACTTTTGAAGAACACTTTGAAGCGTGGGTTTTTCCAAAAGTGGGTAGATTGGAGTTAAATGGTGGAGCGGGCATCACAccgaactctctctctctctctctctctctctctctctctttctctctcttaactTTTACGATGCTTTTTCTGGAACTCGAGGTTTAGGTCGCTATTAAACTGCGATTCCGTGTCTGTTCGATCATCTGCAGCTGGTTCCAGTGTAGAAGCTTCATGTTAAAACGATCCTTTCTAAATTTTGTGGATAACCAGCATGTGTTTTGACTCTTTTAAGTGTCTGGACACACACTGAGCACAATCATGGACTGCATTACTCCGTTCGTGGGGTTTCTCTTttgaaaattgcattttttttttctttctttctttctttcttttttttttttggtcctggTCTGTGCTCGATCTACGCTGGAAATCCGGTTCCAGGTCACGCAGAGCGTAATAGACAATTCATGGCATCGACCTTCTGCTGTGGTCGTGAGGAAGGCCACGGAGGAAGACTTAAAGAGAGCAGGAGAGGGCTTTTATTTTCCCCTCCGCTTCCTTTTCTCCCTGCAGGGTCACTGCTCTGCGTGCTCTGCTGATCCAGCTGTGCTCCGAGGAGAGCCAGTGTGTGAGAATGGAGATGTTTAGGATCGCGTGGTTATTATAAACGCATTAACATCACAGTCATTCCTCTGCAGGCCGAGGTCACGGCCCCGAGGGCACGGTGCAGCTGGATTGGCTCTTAATTAGACAAGCTTTCTCAGAGTAACGAGCAGACCTCTGAACCGGGTCCTGGGATTTCCTGAGTCGTAGCATGCTGCTTTATCTTTCTGTAGATTAAGGGCGGGACGATAAGATAAATTCGTGGCGCGATAGTCGCGCAACAAAACTGCTCGCTCAAAAGTTCCTGTTTTCCAGCTCAGCAGCAGCAGAGGAACGGCAGCGCTTCGGTTTTTCAGTTATGGAAATGAGAAcatcgttaaaaaaaaagatttcctcAAATATGAGACGCTTAAGCTGATAACTCCTCTTGGACGGCTAATGCTAAAGTCACGTTCATGGCTACGTACATACATGTAGGAGCTCCATGTATTTTAAATCTATTATTATCGTGGTTGTTAGTAGCAACAGAATATCTTAATAAGATcgattacataaggaataaaaccctctGTGTCACGCTCTTCTAGGAAACTAATCAGGGAAGCAGTGGTGTAATGAATCGGCGTTACTGTTATTGAGTATTTTTCCATAATAGCACGTCTGAAAGTACGGCACGATACTTTTTCTCCATTTATAGATACTTTTGATGTCGTGGAGCATCTTACTAATTAAGTTTTGCTTACATTAtagctgtttttttgtcttagcTGCTTGTCAATTTCCAGAGAAACCGCAACTGCTAAagctacagctttcctctgactgttacaaagcgctgacgctggagactccttccttaaaaggttaaacaaacacaattaAACCGTACAAATCCATGTGTACGtcgtcgctatagaaacgataacctgTCGTTGTAGAAATTCAATAAACACctactggccaatcagattcgagctgCGGTACAACATGGATGAAGTCCTGAGCGTTTATTATCGTTAAACGGTCAAGCCCGACCTCTGGGTTCACACCTGTCCAAACAATCCAGGTTTTGATTCAACCAGACTGAATCCTGcataaatacccccccccccccccccccccccaccttaaAGCTCTGTCTGCtttattttgaaagaaaaaaaaacagcaaaaaaaacaaaaaaacaacacacaaaggTTTTATGGCTGAATTTTTCAGAGTGACCCTTAAAGGAAGCAAACAAGAGAAAGATATACAGTCTGTACCATAACATCCTGTTTTCCATATTGAGTCGCGGCCAACGTGGCTCGGACCTATTGTCTTTTTGGACAGCGTGTAGAGTTAGTGGGTCGTATTTCATACGCCTGAGATAGTAAGAACGTGAAAACTTGCAGAAATCAGCCCTGTGTGTACGTTCCCTTACAGTACGGCATGCCAATCTTCCTTCTGCTCCATCTTACAGTCATGCTGTTCTCAAAATGGTTTCATGCACACACAactacattcacacacacaaaaaaaaaatattataataataatcgcaACACGCAATGCTGCTTGTATTGCACAACATCAGGGCTCAGAAGCATCTGAAGTTCATTATTCTTACACAACACAGCGCTAAGCATGATTAACTTCTGAATTACTAGCTGGAAAATAATAGACACTTGTGATATCATCCTTAAACAAAGGACCCGTAAGGAATGAATCTTAAGTTGGTGCTAGGGGTGGGGCaatatggcaaaaatatcaAATCACGATACTCAATAGTAATATAATTACTACGATACGCGATATCTCATGACTTACATATGTTCGCTTAAAAAAAATACCGTTGTATTAAAATTTTTGCTGTATGGTAAAAATCCATCCAGCTAACAGCTCTTTAAAGACTGAACTAGCATGTCCGGTTCTGCTCTGACCCAGAAGTCGATTCTGGAAGGAAGTTGAGGGTTGAGTGCAGGGCCAGCCGTTATATAACACCTCTGGAGCTGTTCAAGGTGAGGGGTCATTACTCAGCAAGAGCAACTCTCAACTGTCAACCTTTTAACCTTTTAAGTAGCACCGAAAGAGTAAAAGAGACAGCTCACGCATGAGCAATCGAACGGTATCGTAAACGATCGGTAAACCTGGGAGGTAAGACTGTATGATctcagtagtgtagtaaagtAGCATCATGCTACGCTGTAGCATAATTGTTCCTGATTGGACGTTAACGCCGGTCGATTTTTGTgccaaaaatgtacatttaattcCTTTATGCGATTCACATATTCCGATTCAGTTAATTCAAATCTGGACATCTTTATCCAggacaggttttttttaatagcgTCTAGACGACTGcgtttaaacacaaacactttaaacctgacgacaacaacaacgtaaaataaataaaatataggaAATGCTGACTCAAAAAGcaaagagtgtttttttttttttttttttttttaattattattattactgaagaTAAAAGTGAGTATAGGAGTCGAGTATGTTGCCAGAATATTGCTGCATGTGTAGTCCTAGTTGTAATGATCACATTAAACGCTGCTTTAATGGAACAATACGGCTTTTACACTGATTATCCAGCAGCGcctagaatagcacttgatccagcacactgtattatgttacattttattgatttatttttttttatatctcgTTCCAACAGTTACTTTAACTGTTTAATGGAGCCACGAGACACTAAACCGAGGTCATGAAATCGTAACGTGGTCAGGATTTTATTGCGCTTCGAAACGATTTGTCGAATTAATAACATAGCGCTATAtcttaataatataatttaaaaaaaaaaaaaaacaacacttcgCTCTTGAAGATACAAGTGAGTTCAAATAAGTTGTGTCTTCTGTGATGTCctgtgtggagaaaaaaaaaaaactttgtctGGACTTTAAAGCTAcaaaaattgtaattattaataaatgcgcacctattatggtttcaAAGCTCTCCTataatagatttacacgcatccgaggtcaaaaaaacactttaacgtgctcgtaATTTAAACTGCGGCATTACCTTtaccccccagtgtcacaaacgactcgttaaatgattcgttcgaAAGGATttgttctaaactcctcctttcagcgagcgtactctgctctgattggtcagatatcccagtctgttgtgattggtctaccgctgtcagcgagcagccgatgaagaccagaggcggggctatgtaggttagtacaggaagtaaagtctggaatcactaatgactcgattcagctgttcagaatcgattttgggagtcgataactccgtttatcctgcgctttgattttttgaaactttgcagacttttttacgttcacaaacagctctatatataacacactacatgaaaggttatatttttaaaaaaccataataggATCACTTTAATGATGTCATTTTTGTGCATTTAATATTGGCCTCGAATGAAAAGGCGTAGTTGTTTGGAGTATATTTACAGACAAAGCATCAGTTTCACCTGGGGGTTACGCTGTCACACTGTCAGACGGTGGCGCTGGACTTAATAATGCTCCTCGCTCGAGCCGGTATCAAGCAAGGAAAGTTCGCTTAAGTTCGACTCAGACTCATACGAAACTGCGCTACACATGATTACTACAAAACACACTTCTGTTTTCGGTGAAACTCCGCCCCTTTGCGTGTAAATTCCGAATATCGCTTACGTTTATAGTTccatctgaggtctgaatataGGTCTGCTTTGTATTTTGGTTTAGTGGGAACTGGGTTTAGTTATGTCACGAAGCcagttttcttcttctaaatTACAGCTGTGTGAGAAGAGCGATGCTCCGTGTCAGTGTTTCTGAGATAACAgagcttaaaaaaacaacaaccacaaaaCAACATAAATATGCAACAAAGTCTAGCGACTTAGCACACTGAGTCACACTGAAGTTTATTTGACCTCTGAGCCAAATCCCACGCTTTCTCTCAAGCCTGTGAATGTCGTGGGGCCTCGTGCATTTTAAAAGCCCCTTTTCTTAGAAACCGGGCTTCACGTCCTACGTCCATCCAAATATTTACCAAGGAGATCCAATGAAGGaataaaagacagagagagaatgaaaagaaaagaaaaaaaaaaaaaaaaaacccagcatgaCTCTCTTTCCAGAGCTCTCGGTTCTCCGATCAAATTCCTATCACAACAGCTCCGTGTCAAACGAAAGGTTCCGCGTTTATCgccgcgctcgttctaatacgttagcGTTCCTATAGCAACAGGGACTCTAATAAACGAACTCGACAAATGTCGTTTATACGCTCGAGTTTTCTCTAAGGAGGTGCTTCGCTAGTGTTgattgaaggagtctccggttTCAGAGTTTACGCTTGTTTGCGGACCAAGCtgtgtgtgggggttttttttgtcttattgactTCGAGAgacggagaagaagaaaaaagagagttTATAGCCGCTATGACGCGagcgagaacaggaagtaacttccgcagacgttccacaacgttaaatgtaactacaaatggataaaaatcaTGACGCATACGTTAATCCATTTTCGATGCGGTGTGAGAGGAGTAACGCGCTCCAGGGCGCGCCGTCATAGTCAAATCATCAACTTCAGGACGCTAACAGACGGTAACTCCGCCTCGTCACGCCACCCAgttgttgatttatttcctcaAAGCAGCGCGTCCTGGAatggtgtattttattgtgATGTTTTCTGGAACGTTTCGTGGAAGCTCCAGCGTCGGCGCGTGTGGAACGTTCGGAGGTAAAGCTCTCGCTCGTTTTCCGACGTCTTCGGGACGGAGGAGTTGACGGGTTTCGCAGTAACAGACCGTAATGATTAAACggaaatacagtgagggaaaaaagtatttgatctcctgctgattttgtacgtttgcccactgacaaagaaatgatcagtctataattttaatggtagatttatttgaacagtgagagacagaataacaacaagaaaatccagaaaaacgcatgtcagaaatgttataaattgatttgcatgttaatgagggaaataagtatttgacccctctgcaaaacatgacttagtacttggtggcaaaacccttgttggcaatcacagaggtcagacgtttcttgtagttggccaccaggtttgcacacatctcaggaggggttttgtcccactcctctttgcagatcttctccaagtcattaaggtttcgaggctgacgtttggcaactcgaaccttcagctccctccacagattttgtatgggattaaggtctggagactggctaggccactccaggaccttaatgtgcttcttcttgagccactcctttgttgccttggccgtgtgttctgggtcatcgtcatgctggaatacccatccacgaaccattttcaatgccctggctga
The window above is part of the Ictalurus punctatus breed USDA103 chromosome 8, Coco_2.0, whole genome shotgun sequence genome. Proteins encoded here:
- the adra1bb gene encoding adrenoceptor alpha 1Bb — translated: MTPENDSCALFNGTGCNGTGSNHPPVRLSRALPLGLVLGAFIVFAAVGNALVVASVLRDRRLRAPTHWLIANLAAADLLLSAAVLPVSAAHEILDRWAFGSVFCDVWAALDVLCCTASILSLCVISVDRYVGVSRPLAYTSIVTHRRAVLAALSVWLVSVLISVGPLLGWKQARSPDDTACDITEEPYYALFSSLVSFYIPLAVILAMYCRVYIVAKRTSRSLELGVRKERINSTEVTLRIHQGSRTREEPAQEQHHHNHHHHHHQQHQRSSLTVTVLKFSREKKAAKTVGVLVGAFTACWLPFFITLPIVSFNTDLRPPETVFKFVFWLGYFNSCVNPVIYPCYSREFRRAFARILRCRTRRSVWRTFPPHGTSSCQARKDSRDSMENFGSYVYGSQRTLSFSSPCPSPGFHSKGQFPFSEHGHAHPHPRSRNNSVLVESVTDRSLEPVREDTLQDNGQINPINAETFSDGQTSQVAKDVVLKPSD